The Corythoichthys intestinalis isolate RoL2023-P3 chromosome 2, ASM3026506v1, whole genome shotgun sequence DNA segment ACTATTTCGACCTATCTTATGCATTAGATAGTGCCAAATATTGAATAATGACTTtaagcaaggcaaatttatttgtatagcactgtAGCGTCCCGATTGGAATGATGGTCTCttcaactgatggtttacaaccttTATTCCGTCTTTtatgtaaacacaccgtaagagctacgatgtacacaaataaaaaaaaaccacaattagaaattaacaataaCCTTTtacctttttccatttaaaccttttatatatttttttctataacATAAATTAAACcataacataaaataaacgTTTCAATTATCATTACTCACAATACTGATGGcatttataggcccattgtcaatgaaacatcattatttagtgaggcgacagcaccctctagtgtacaaaaaatgaactgCAATACTACACTCAGACAGACTACAGATGTTACACTTAGCGAAATATAATGAACATATTTACAAAATGAAACCCTGAATACGAACCTTGTTCCCTCACCAACCAGGCGCTAAGAACTTTTAGCAGTTAAAAACAACTGTTTTGGTTCTTATTTTCTCCGTGACGGCGACGCACGTCTATGCCTTCTCGTCAGCGCGCCGTTTTTGCCTACTTCCTTAGACTTTTCAGCAGTTGCTACATTTTACGGCATTCTGCCTTCCTTTGCCCTTTCaacataaaagcatgaaatctcAAAAACGGAAATGAATTACAAATATGTGAAATAATAAACAAGGTCATTTACACTCCCACCAAGTCATTATCGTTGGCTGATAACTATTCAGACCGATAATGATTTCCTAATGATGAAATGACCCATAACCTTTAACATctgtaaaacacacaacaaGATGAAGAATAAACATTGAACTGTACATATCGTTAAAGAGTCTCTAGGAGCAGAACCAGTTTCTGCACTGGGCGTTCCACAATGGAAAGTTTTCCGGAACTTTGTCCTTTCTCAGTCTTTCTTTCTCCAAAACGAATCTTTACTTTTCTTACAAGTCCATCTTTGTCAGTTGTAGTGTCcgttacgcatgctaatctccATTCATTGCGAGGCAAATCATCCATCTTCTCCATGACAACATCTCCAACTTTTAGGTTTCTCCTGGGAGTGTGCCATTTCTGCCTTGTTGCGATGTTGGATAGATATTCCCTTTTCCAACGTGACCAAAACTGTTCTGACAAGTACTGCACCTGCCGCCACCTCTTTCGTGCATAGATATCCTCTCTGATGAATTTACCTGGAGGAGGCAGGGCTGCTTTGGACTTCATAGTCAACAAGTGATTTGGGGTCAATGGCGCAGGGCTGTTTGGGTCGCTGAGAGTGTCCACTGTTAGCGGTCTGCTGTTCACGATTGCCATTGCCTCATAGAAGAATGTCCTGAGGGAAGCGTCGTCCATTCTGCCTGATGAAACTGATGCTGTTGAGCGCAGAATGTTGCGAATAGTCCTTATCTGTCTTTCCCAAACACCTCCGGTATGGCTGGAATGAGGAGTGTGCATTCTGAAATCACACTGTTTCTCAGCAAGAAATGTGACGATGCGCTCTGTATCCATCTGTTTTAAAGCTTCCTGTAGTTCGTTTTTAGCTCCGACAAAGTTACTTCCTTGATCACATCTTATCTCACTGACTGCTCCTCTTAGAGCTATGAAACAGCGAAGTGCATTGATGAAGGCGTCAGTGGTTAGGTCATCTAACATTTCTATATGCACTGCTCTACAACAAAGGCATGTAAAAAGAAGTCCATAACGCTTGTGCACTTTGCGAGCTTGCTTAGTTTGAAAGGGACCGAAACAGTCCATTCCACAAAACGTAAACGGTGGAGTTGAATCTAACCGCTGTGTTGGAAGATCTGACATTTTCTGTTCCTCTGTGCCTCTTCGCAGTCTGCGACATTTTACACATTGGTGCACAAAGGTTGCTACTGCCTTGTTTATGCCAGGAATCCAAAATCCATTGGATCTGATCTCATTTATTGTCAGTCCTTTCCCTTGGTGTTGCACTTTACTGTGGAAATGAGCAATTATCAGTTGAGTGACATGGTGATTCTTTGGAACGATTACAGGATGTTTCACTATGGAGGAGCACGTTGCATGCTTAAGCCTTCCTCCCACCTTAAGGAGTCTATCCTTATCAAGAAATGTGTCCATGTGAAACAGTTTGCTGTTGTGAGGAAGTGCCTTTCCATTTTCTAGCGTCTTTATTTCATTGGCATATTCACTTGCTTGTATATCCCTTATAATAACACATTCTGCATTCTGTCTTTCTTGTACTGTGCTGTGACCAGTTGTTTTATCTCCCTTGGCACAGCGAATAAGTCGAGCAATGACTTGAGTGATTTTGTACCATGAGGAAAACTTTCTTAGCTTGTCCGTCAATCCTTTGGTTTCTGTTTTGAGTGTGTTCAGCGCATGTACCTTTTTTACTTCTGGATCTCCGAGTGGTACTTCTGTGTCAATGTCTGCAGCTGGAGGTATTTCTTTGTCCCATAGAAACTGTGGCCCTTTGAACCAGTCTGAGGTGATGAGCTCACTTGCACTTGAGCCTCTGGAAGCAATGTCCGCAGGGTTTTGCTCTGAGGGTACATATCTCCACTGCTGAGGAGAACTGTTGAGCCTTATTTTTTGAACTCTGTTGGAGACAAATGTGTGAAAACGTCGTGCTTCGTTATTGATGTAGCCTAAAACTACTTTAGAGTCCGTCCAAAAATACTCATCAACCTGTGTCAATCCAAGCTCATCTTTTAACATGTTACTCACAGTAATGGAGACAACAGCAGCTGTAAGTTCGAGTCTTGGAATCGTGATTACCTTAATAGGAGCAACTCTGGTCTTTGCTGTAACCAAAGCACAATGCACATTATCATCTTTGCTTACATGTCTCAAATATGAACATTGACCATAACCATATGAGCTTGCATCAGAAAAATGGTGCAGTTCTGTTTTCACTATTTGGCCAAAGTCTTTAGGAACATAACAACgaggaatttttattttttccaagtTCTCTAAGTCGCATTTCCATTTATCCCACACAGTCTCGAGTTCACTGGGAAGAGGATCATCCCAGCCAATGCTTTGTTTGCACGTCTCTTGGAGAACCCGTTTTCCTGTCAGTACAAAGGGGAAGATGAATCCCAGTGGGTCGTAGAGCGATGCAACCATGGATAGCACGCCACGCCTTGTAGTAGGTTGGTCATTGGGGTGAAAGCGAAACCTGAGTGTGTCCGATTCAATGTGCCAGTGTATGCCTAGTGCTCTTTCAAAGTTAAAGTCATTAAACGCTAGGTCACATGCTTGCTGTGGTACGGCACGTTCAGAAGCTGGAATGCTTTCCAACACCGTTTGCTCGTTACTTACGAACTTGTGCAGTCTGAGGCCGCCTGCTGCGCAGAGTGATCGAGCCTCCTGTGCGAGCTGAATAGCTTCCTTGATGCTTGCCGTACTTGATACACCATCGTCCACGTAGAAATCCTTCATTATGAACTGTGCACCAAGGGGAAACTGTGTCTCGTTTTCTTTAGCAAGATGCTTTAAGCCGTAATTGGCACAACCTGGTGAGGAGGTGGCACCAAAAAGGTGAACTTTCATTCTGAACTCTTGGGGTTCAGTGTTCAGGTTGCCATTTTTCCACCAAAGAAATCTGAAATAGTCTCTGTCTCCATCATACACATGAAATTGGTGGAACATTTTTTCAATGTCACATAACAATGCAACTTGATGCCTTCTGAATCTGATGAGAATTCCATTTAGATTATTCGGCAAATCAGGGCCTGAGAGCAAATGATCATTGAGACTGTTACCTTTATATTTTGCTGATGCGTCAAAGACCACTCTgagtttgtttggtttttggGGATGATATATCCCATGGTGGGGAATATACCACTTTTCTCCTTCTTTTGCTTCACTGTGCACTTCTTCTGCCTCATTCCTTTCTATGATTTCACTCATGAACTGAACATATTGCTCTTTGTACCTTTGATCCTTTGACAGCTTGGTTTTGAGGTTTTCAAGTCGCACAGTAGCCATTTGCTTATTGTCCGGTAAGTACGGTCTTTCCTTAAATGGGAGTGGCATTTCATAATGcccttgtttgtttttgtaaatGCCTTCCTTCAATGTGTTCAGAAAGAGAATGTCGTCTTGAGACGCGACCTTATTGTCCTTGTTGTCATCTTTGAAGTCAGACTCGAGAACCTTGAGTGCTTCAGCCGGAGTCACTAGGGGGAGCTCTTTAATTGCAACTCTGTGGCACACAGTGGACATGTTCAGAGTGTCATTGTGGAATGACGTGGGGCCTACAATACTCCAGCCCAATGCTGTGCGGACTGCAAAGGGTTCTTTCTCTTCTCCTAAAATTACCTGCCTTGGAGCCAGTGCCTTAGAACAACTATAGCCTATTAACAAACCAACTTCACACTCCAACTGTGATGGAATCTCATTCACTAGTTCCTTGAGGTGATTCCAATGCCTTGCCGTTTCACAAGTAGGAATGTGGGAGCGGTTCACTGGTATACAGTCCTTAGTGTAAGCAGGAGGGAGTTCGATCGTTTCTGAGGAGTTGTAGCCTCTAACTTTGAGGCCTGAAACACGTTCACTTGGCACCACAGCATCCTTACCAAGCATTGTAGTGAGCTTTAACCGTATTGGAGTGGACTTTGTCTGAAGACTGTTAGACACATCTCGGTCAATGAACACTGTGTCACTCTGGGTATCTAAGAGTGCATACACTAACCTTTCCATACTTGAGTGCTGCTCTGAAGAAACCCATACTGGCACAATCATCGAAGTACTGACACATTGTTCATTGGATTCTGCATTGAGAGACAGTGTAGTTGCTGTCTGTTCTGTGTTGTTCTGCATTGAACTTGTGGCTGATTTATCGTAACTGAAGTCATGCAGACAAGTTGGGTGCCTTTTGTTGCACACTTCACATACAAGTCTGTAACGACAGTCTTTTGCACAGTGTCCGGGTTTAAGACAACCATAACAAAGCTTTTTCTCCTTTATGTACGTCTTCCTTTCATTAAGTGATTTGCCTTTAAACTGTGGACAACTGTGAATTTTGTGTCCTTTGTCTTGACAAACGAAGCATGGTGGTTTGACATTTGacctttgttttatattttcaGTCTCTGTTACAGCCTGCGTGTGGAGAACGCTGGAGATTGGTCCTTTTTCCCTTTGGTAACTTTTACCACTCATCGTGGTGACATCTGTAGAGTGGAGAGCATGAAATGATGTGATTGGGTTACACAAGATTTCTGCTTCAGCTGACATGAACTCAGCAAAGTCCTTTAATTTTGGAAATTTCCCTCTTTCCTTCATGAATTGAGTAGCTTGACGATTCCATCTTGCTGctgcccaatctggcaacctttgAACAAGTTTTTGATTTTCTTGACAGTCGTTCAAAATATTTAATCCTTCAATGTGGGGCATAGCTTCTTGACATGCTTGAATGAAATCGGCAAATGCCCTAAATCCTGTTGAGTCCTTTGTTTGTATTTTAGGCCATTTTGCTAGCCTTTCTCTGAATGCCTTTTGTATGACAAATGAATGTCCATAACGTTGGTTGAGGCGTTCCCATGCGTTCTTGTATGCGTCACTGTCATTTCTATAAAAAATGCCATCAAGGCTCTTTCGAGCTGAGCCTCCTACATATTtcttcaaataatgcaatttgtcAGCAGGTGAGATACTCTTTTTATCAATGAGTGCAGTAAATGAAGCTTTCCACTCAATGAACTGTATTGGGTCACCGGTGAATATGGAGGGTTCTGGTGTTGGCAGTCTGTTCATGGTGATGCTGTCCTGTATAGCTTGTGCTAAGTAATGAATGTCAGATTGTTGAAGTGAAGTGGACACCATATTGCTTACAGGAACCTGACTAGGAGCAGAATCTGTGGAGGGCCGATGGACTTCACCACTTACATCTTTAGCAATGTGAACACTGCAATCACTActatcactgctttcacttttCATTTCTTGATCATATGTCTGTAGTCGAGCTCGAGCAGACTTTATTTCCCGTTCGGCCTTTATTCGTTCTAATTCACGTTTTTGGGCTTCTagttcttttctttgtttttcttccaaaagctgaattttttccttttgtttttcttcctcTAATAACACCTCATACTCCACTTCTTTGGCTGCTAACTCTGCTGCAGCGTCTGCTCTCCTTACAGCCACCATTGACTTGGACGAATATGACTTACTGGAGCTGGAGCGTTTGCTGGACATGGTGCCGGAAGAACTGTAAATGGACTGTGCATAGTCTGGTTTGAGAAGTTTACGAAGACATATTTTTACGTTATCACGATCATAGTCATCAATGCCTGAGAGCCTTTCGTGTGCAACCTTGATAAGGTCTGTTGTGACTGCTTCACATGCATCTACACGTCTTCTTGTGTCACTGGAGGGAGTAATATGGTCCCTGATTTCCTCATATAACTTAATGACACAGTCACTTTCCTTTTCTACATTGTCCATGAGAGAAGCTATTTGAATGTCTGATATGTCTTCTTTCAATTGCTCACGTGTGGTGCGCACTTGTTTCTTCCACTCATCATAAACCTTATGAAgctgtttttcctttttaagtGACTCTTCCTCCAGATACGCCTGCATCTTTTCTGTTGGTCTCCTTTGACGAACAGAGCGTGAAGATTCCTCTTCTATGTGGACCTGGAGATCCTCCGTGTGCTCTGCTTTCCTTTCAGATGCTTCCATATTGAGGATAGAGCGACGCTGTTGACCATCAGATCCCCGTTGACCTTGATTGGAGCTGTGAAGCTGGAACCTTACTGGGATCTTGGAGCTGAGAGTGGCTGTAGCGTTCCTCAGCTTGGGTCAAGCTCTTACTGTAGCGTCCCGATTGGAATGATGGTCTCttcaactgatggtttacaaccttTATTCCGTCTTTtatgtaaacacaccgtaagagctacgatgtacacaaataaaaaaaaaccacaattagaaattaacaataaCCTTTtacctttttccatttaaaccttttatatatttttttctataacATAAATTAAACcataacataaaataaacgTTTCAATTATCATTACTCACAATACTGATGGcatttataggcccattgtcaatgaaacatcattatttagtgaggcgacagcaccctctagtgtacaaaaaatgaactgCAATACTACACTCAGACAGACTACAGATGTT contains these protein-coding regions:
- the LOC130912537 gene encoding uncharacterized protein LOC130912537, producing the protein MEASERKAEHTEDLQVHIEEESSRSVRQRRPTEKMQAYLEEESLKKEKQLHKVYDEWKKQVRTTREQLKEDISDIQIASLMDNVEKESDCVIKLYEEIRDHITPSSDTRRRVDACEAVTTDLIKVAHERLSGIDDYDRDNVKICLRKLLKPDYAQSIYSSSGTMSSKRSSSSKSYSSKSMVAVRRADAAAELAAKEVEYEVLLEEEKQKEKIQLLEEKQRKELEAQKRELERIKAEREIKSARARLQTYDQEMKSESSDSSDCSVHIAKDVSGEVHRPSTDSAPSQVPVSNMVSTSLQQSDIHYLAQAIQDSITMNRLPTPEPSIFTGDPIQFIEWKASFTALIDKKSISPADKLHYLKKYVGGSARKSLDGIFYRNDSDAYKNAWERLNQRYGHSFVIQKAFRERLAKWPKIQTKDSTGFRAFADFIQACQEAMPHIEGLNILNDCQENQKLVQRLPDWAAARWNRQATQFMKERGKFPKLKDFAEFMSAEAEILCNPITSFHALHSTDVTTMSGKSYQREKGPISSVLHTQAVTETENIKQRSNVKPPCFVCQDKGHKIHSCPQFKGKSLNERKTYIKEKKLCYGCLKPGHCAKDCRYRLVCEVCNKRHPTCLHDFSYDKSATSSMQNNTEQTATTLSLNAESNEQCVSTSMIVPVWVSSEQHSSMERLVYALLDTQSDTVFIDRDVSNSLQTKSTPIRLKLTTMLGKDAVVPSERVSGLKVRGYNSSETIELPPAYTKDCIPVNRSHIPTCETARHWNHLKELVNEIPSQLECEVGLLIGYSCSKALAPRQVILGEEKEPFAVRTALGWSIVGPTSFHNDTLNMSTVCHRVAIKELPLVTPAEALKVLESDFKDDNKDNKVASQDDILFLNTLKEGIYKNKQGHYEMPLPFKERPYLPDNKQMATVRLENLKTKLSKDQRYKEQYVQFMSEIIERNEAEEVHSEAKEGEKWYIPHHGIYHPQKPNKLRVVFDASAKYKGNSLNDHLLSGPDLPNNLNGILIRFRRHQVALLCDIEKMFHQFHVYDGDRDYFRFLWWKNGNLNTEPQEFRMKVHLFGATSSPGCANYGLKHLAKENETQFPLGAQFIMKDFYVDDGVSSTASIKEAIQLAQEARSLCAAGGLRLHKFVSNEQTVLESIPASERAVPQQACDLAFNDFNFERALGIHWHIESDTLRFRFHPNDQPTTRRGVLSMVASLYDPLGFIFPFVLTGKRVLQETCKQSIGWDDPLPSELETVWDKWKCDLENLEKIKIPRCYVPKDFGQIVKTELHHFSDASSYGYGQCSYLRHVSKDDNVHCALVTAKTRVAPIKVITIPRLELTAAVVSITVSNMLKDELGLTQVDEYFWTDSKVVLGYINNEARRFHTFVSNRVQKIRLNSSPQQWRYVPSEQNPADIASRGSSASELITSDWFKGPQFLWDKEIPPAADIDTEVPLGDPEVKKVHALNTLKTETKGLTDKLRKFSSWYKITQVIARLIRCAKGDKTTGHSTVQERQNAECVIIRDIQASEYANEIKTLENGKALPHNSKLFHMDTFLDKDRLLKVGGRLKHATCSSIVKHPVIVPKNHHVTQLIIAHFHSKVQHQGKGLTINEIRSNGFWIPGINKAVATFVHQCVKCRRLRRGTEEQKMSDLPTQRLDSTPPFTFCGMDCFGPFQTKQARKVHKRYGLLFTCLCCRAVHIEMLDDLTTDAFINALRCFIALRGAVSEIRCDQGSNFVGAKNELQEALKQMDTERIVTFLAEKQCDFRMHTPHSSHTGGVWERQIRTIRNILRSTASVSSGRMDDASLRTFFYEAMAIVNSRPLTVDTLSDPNSPAPLTPNHLLTMKSKAALPPPGKFIREDIYARKRWRQVQYLSEQFWSRWKREYLSNIATRQKWHTPRRNLKVGDVVMEKMDDLPRNEWRLACVTDTTTDKDGLVRKVKIRFGERKTEKGQSSGKLSIVERPVQKLVLLLETL